Proteins co-encoded in one Xiphophorus hellerii strain 12219 chromosome 10, Xiphophorus_hellerii-4.1, whole genome shotgun sequence genomic window:
- the neurl2 gene encoding neuralized-like protein 2, whose translation MDLQALSDQFLEFHPNHGTNIILDQSGTQATRVESFANGVCFSKRPLKPGQIFLIEIEEKELGWCGHLRVGLTAWDPDSLAVVPEYSIPDLMELGDSWVFAITRNHNKVLEEPEVRHAGRRLGRGEEEDGVQGEDGGSNTKPETFFTDSHLYIDSVRIPRDKLAGRSRPGRFSHILDDLYKSNALPPTARRSRIGVLYVPKSRDTADMHIVINGEDMGASAKGLPSSRPLYAVVDVFAATKTVRIVQVEYGFSSLQTLCRQAIQKHIVHRTAIDWLQLPAALKHYCKYE comes from the exons ATGGACCTGCAGGCTCTTTCTGACCAGTTCCTGGAGTTTCACCCCAACCACGGTACCAACATAATCCTGGACCAGTCGGGAACGCAGGCCACTCGAGTGGAAAGCTTTGCTAATGGGGTTTGCTTCAGCAAACGACCGCTGAAACCCGGACAGATCTTCCTGATAGAGATCGAGGAGAAGGAGCTGGGCTGGTGCGGCCACCTGCGGGTCGGCCTGACCGCCTGGGACCCGGACAGCCTGGCCGTGGTCCCTGAATACTCCATCCCAGACCTGATGGAGCTGGGAGACAGCTGGGTGTTCGCCATCACTCGGAACCACAACAAGGTCCTGGAGGAGCCTGAGGTCCGACACGCCGGGCGGAGACTTGGacgaggagaggaagaggacggAGTTCAGGGAGAAGACGGTGGAAGCAACACCAAACCAGAGACTTTCTTCACGGACTCTCACCTGTACATTGACTCGGTCCGAATCCCCAGAGACAAACTGGCCGGCCGGAGCCGTCCGGGGCGTTTCAGCCACATCCTGGACGACCTGTATAAGAGCAACGCGCTGCCGCCCACGGCTAGACGCAGCAGGATCGGAGTTCTGTACGTACCGAAGAGCAGAGACACGGCCGACATGCACATCGTGATCAACGGAGAGGACATGGGGGCCTCCGCCAAGGGACTCCCGTCCAGCAGGCCGCTGTACGCCGTGGTGGACGTCTTCGCTGCCACCAAGACGGTTCGCATCGTCCAGGTGGAGTACGGAT TCTCCTCTCTGCAGACGCTGTGCAGGCAGGCCATTCAGAAGCACATTGTCCACAGGACGGCCATCGACTGGCTGCAGCTGCCTGCCGCGCTGAAGCACTACTGCAAGTATGAATGA
- the LOC116726589 gene encoding methionine-R-sulfoxide reductase B1-A, translated as MSFCRFGGEEIYKDHFKPGLYVCSRCLHPLFSSRSKFPHSSPWPAFRDMLRENSVTKMMETLTAFKVLCGKYGSGLGHQLLNDCPENGTSRFUIFSHSIHFIPNKGEEEL; from the exons ATGTCCTTCTGTCGGTTCGGTGGAGAGGAAATCTACAAGGATCACTTTAAACCAG GGCTGTACGTCTGCTCCCGCTGTCTCCACCCCCTGTTCTCCAGCCGCTCCAAGTTCCCCCACTCGTCTCCATGGCCGGCGTTCAGAGACATGCTGAGGGAAAACAGTGTCACCAAGATGATGGAGACCCTCACCGCCTTCAAG GTTCTGTGTGGGAAGTATGGCTCCGGACTGGGCCACCAGTTGCTGAACGACTGTCCAGAAAACGGGACGTCCCGGTTCTGAATCTTCAGCCATTCTATCCACTTCATCCCAAACAAAG GTGAGGAGGAGCTTTAG